Within Amycolatopsis sp. FDAARGOS 1241, the genomic segment CGACCTGAGGGGCTGACTGACATGCGGGTGTTGCTGACCGGGCACACGGGTTATCTGGGCACGGTGATGGCGCCGGAGCTCGAGGAGGCCGGGCACGACGTCGTCGGCCTCGACTCCGGGCTGTTCGCGGGGTGCCTGCTGGGCCCGGCCCCGAAGGACCCGCCCTCGATCGACGTGGACCTGCGCGACCTGCGCCCCGAGCACCTCGAGGGCTACGACGCGGTGGTCCACCTGGCCGCGCTGTCCAACGACCCGCTGGGCTCGCTGGCGCCGGAACTCACCTACGACATCAACCACCACGCGTCGGTGCGGCTGGCCGAGCTGGCCAAGGACGCGGGCGTCGGCCGGTACCTGTATGCGTCGACGTGCTCGGTCTACGGTGCCTCGGGCGGCGGCGGGCTCGTCGACGAGGACGCGCCGCTGCGGCCGGTGACGCCGTACGCCGAGTCGAAGGTGCGGGTGGAGGAAGAGGTTTCGAAGCTCGCCGACGACACCTTCACACCGGTGTACATGCGCAACGCCACCGCGTTCGGCTTCTCGCCGCGGCTGCGCGCCGACATCGTGCTGAACAACCTCGTCGGCCACGCGTACCTCTCCGGCGAGGTGCTGGTGCTGTCGGACGGCACGCCGTGGCGGCCGCTCGTGCACGCCAAGGACATCGCCCGCGCCTTCACCGCCGCGCTCGAAGCGCCGCGCGAGGCCGTGCACAACCGCGCGTTCAACATCGGCACCGAGCGCAACAACGTGACGGTCGCGGAGATCGCGCAGGAGGTCGTGGACGCCGTGCCCGGCTCGAAGCTGCGCATCACCGGCGAAGCCGGGGCCGACCCGCGCTCGTACCGCGTGGACTTCTCCCGCTTCCGCGAGGCGATCCCGGGCTTCGACTGCGAGTGGGGTGTGAAGGACGGCGCGCTGCAGCTGATCGACGCCTACCGCGACTACGAGCTCACCAAGGCGCAGTTCGAGCGCCGCTTCACCCGGCTCAACTGGCTGTCCGACCGCCAGGCCGACGGCTCCGTCGACGAGACGCTGCGGCGCCACTGATGCTCACGGGGGGCGAGATGCACGCGCTGGTGGAGCGGATGTACCCGCTCTGCCGGAGCATCACGGGCGACGGGGTCCGGGCCACGCTCGCGATCGTCGGGGAGCACCTCGGGCTGCAGCAGCACGAGGTGCCGACCGGCACGCAGGTGCTGGACTGGACCGTGCCGCAGGAGTGGAACGTCCGCGACGCCTACGTCGCGGATTCGTCCGGCCGGCGCGTGATCGACTTCCGGGAGTCGAACCTGCACCTGGTCGGCTACTCCGTACCGGTCGACGAGACGATGAGCCTCGCCGAGCTGCGGGGGCACCTGCACACGCTGCCGGAAAGCCCGTCGTGGATCCCGTACCGCACCAGCTACTACTCGCCCACCTGGGGTTTCTGCCTCGCGCAGGACGTGCTCGACGCCCTGCCCGAGGGCGACTACCACGTGAAGATCGATTCGACGCTGGCCGACGGCTCGCTCACCTACGCCGAGCACGTGGTGCCCGGCGAGGTGAGCGACGAGGTCATCGTGTCGTGCCACGTGTGCCACCCGTCGCTGGCCAACGACAACCTCGCCGGCATCGCGGTGGCCGTGTCGCTCGCGCAGGCGCTGGCCGAAACCGGCAAACCGCACTACACGTACCGGTTCCTCTTCATGCCCGGCACGATCGGCGCGATCACCTGGCTCGCCCGGGGGTCCGAACGCGTCGACCGTGTGAAGCACGGCGTGGTGCTGGCGTGCGCCGGCGACCGCGGTTCGCTGACGTACAAGCGCAGCCGCCGCGGTGACGCCGACATCGACCGCGTGATGGCATACGTGCTGAAGGACAAGCCGCACGAGATCCGCGAGTTCTCGCCCTACGGCTACGACGAGCGGCAGTTCTGCTCCCCCGGCTTCAACCTCGGCGTCGGCTCGCTCACGCGCACGCCGTACGCGGGCTATCCGGAGTACCACACGTCGGCGGACAACCCGGGCTTCGTCTCGCCCGAGGCGATGGAAGACACGCTCGCCACGCTGCGCACCGCGTTCTCCGTGCTCGACCGCAACCGCCGCTACGTGAACCTCAGCCCCTACGGCGAACCGCAGCTGGGCAAGCGCGGCCTGTACGACTCGCTCGGCGGCCGCAGCGACGCCAAGGCAGCGCAGATGGCGATGCTGTGGGTGCTCAGCTACTCCGACGGCGAGCACAGCCTGCTGGACATCGCCGAGCGTGCGGACCTCCCCTTCGACGCCGTGGTCACCGCGGCCCGGGCCCTGCAGGTCGCGGGCCTGCTCAAGGAGTGAGTCCGGTGCCCGCGATCCTGCGCTCGCGGGCCGTCCGTGCGATGGCGGGACGGCTGAGCTGGGGCCTGGGCGACCAAGCCGTGTCGAGCCTGACCAACTTCGTGGTGGGGCTTTACGTCGCGCGCTCGCTGGGCGCGACGGCGTTCGGGCTGTTCAGCATCGCGTGGGTGACGTACGGGGTCATCCTCAACGTCTCGCGCGGCCTTGCGACCGACCCGCTGATGGTGCGCTTCTCCGGCGTCGCCAAGGCGCGCTGGCGCGAGGCGCTGGGCCGGGCCGTGGGCACGGCGCTGGTGGTGGGCGTCGCGACCGGGCTCGTGTGTGTCCTCTTCGGACTCGCCGTGGGCGGCTCGCTCGGCGACGCGTTCCTCGCGCTGGGTGTGGTGCTGCCGTTCCTGCTGGTGCAGGACGCGTGGCGGTTCGGCTTCTTCGCCGCGGGCACCGGGCAGCGGGCGTTCGTGAACGACGGGATCCAGGCCGTGGCGCTGTTCCCGGCGCTGGTCCTGGGCGCGCGCTACGGCACGGTCGTCGCGTTCCTGCTGGCGTGGGGCTGCTCCGCGGGTGTCGCGGCGCTGTTCGGCTGGGTGCAGACGAGCGTGCTGCCGAAGCTGGGCGCGGTGCGCTCGTGGCTGCGCGACCACCGCGAGCTGGGTGTGCGCTACCTCGTGGAGAACGTGAGCAACAGCGGGTCTTCGCAGCTGCGCGCCTACGGGCTGGGTGCGGTCGCCGGGCTGGCCGCGGTGGGCACGGTGCGCGGCGCGGAGCAGCTGCTCGGGCCGTTCCTGGCGTTGCTGATGGGGCTTTCGCTGGTGACGGTGGCCGAGGGCGCGCGGGTGCTGCAGCGGTCACCGCACCGGCTGTGGCACTTCTGCGTGGTGCTGGGCGGCGCGCAGGCGGCTGCCGCGCTCGCGTGGGGCCTCGGACTGCTGCTGTTCGTGCCGGATTCGGCCGGGCGGTTCGTGCTCGGCTCGCTGTGGGACAGCTCGTCGCTGCTGATCCTGCCGGTGACGTTCGCGGTGGTGGGCGCGAGCTTCACGACGGGCGCGACGGCGGGCCTGCGGGCGCTGGGCATGGCGAAGCGGAGCCTGCGCTCGCAGCTGATCGCTTCGGTGTTCTACGTCGTCTTCGGCCTGATCGGTGCCGCGCTGGGCGGTGCCGCGGGGTCGGAGTGGGGCGTCGCGATCGCGACGATCACGGGTTCGGCCGTGTGGTGGTGGCAGCTGCGGATCGCGTTGCGCGAGTACTTCGCCGACCGCGCCGCCGCCGTGGATCTTCCGAAACTCCCGCCGGCGCCCGAGACGCCGGCACCCCGGTCACCGGAGGGCTCGATGGAGTTCCGCCCGGTGTCGGGTTCGTTCAGCCACGAAGAGCTCGATGCCGCCTCCGACGGCAGGACAGAAATGAGAACGGGATGAGCGCGGTTCCCCGGCTGACCATCGGTCTGCCCGTGTACAACGGCGAGGAGTTCCTGGGCGAGGCGCTCGACGCGCTGCTCGGCCAGACCTACGAGGACTTCGAGCTGATCATCTCCGACAACGCCTCGGCCGACGCGACCGAGGAGATCTGCCGCCAGTACGCGGGCAAGGACGCGCGGATCCGGTACGTGCGCCAGGCCCGCAACATCGGCGCGACGCCCAACCACAACGTCCTGCTCGACCTGGCGCGCGGCGAGCTGTTCAAGTGGGCCTCGCACGACGACCTCTACGGGCGCGAGCTGATCGCCAAGTGCGTCGAGGCGCTCGACGAGCGGCCCGACGTGATCGTGGCGCATTCGCACCAGGCGATCATCGACGGCGACGGCGCGGTGACCGTGCCGCTCGAGTACGTGCACAAGACCGACTCACCCCGGCCGTCGGTGCGGTTCAAGAGCCTGTTGTTCGAACCCGGTGGCGACGACTTCTACGGGGTGATGCGCACCGACGTGCTGCGCCGCGTCACGCCGATGGACAGCTACCACCACGCGGACCGCACGTACGTCGCCGAGCTGGCGCTGCACGGGCCGTTCTACCAGGTACCGGAGCTGCTGTACTTCCGCCGCGACCACCCGGACCGCGCGGAGCGCGCGAACCCGAGCAAACGGTCGCGGTGCGCGAACCTCGACCCCAAGCGCGGCAACCCGATCACGAACCCGACAGCTCGGCTGCTGGCCGAGTACGTGTGGGGTTTCGTGCACGGCATCCGCACCGCACCGCTGTCGTCGCACGAGCGCCGGGCCTGCTACCTGGCGCTGGTGGAGTGGTTCACGAGCCGGGCGCGGCCGGGCGGTGGGGGCGAGCGCGTGGAGGACCGCGCGCCCGTCGAGGCCGGCGAGCTGTCACTGACCGTCGACCTGGTCGTCGCCGGCCGCGAACGGCGGATTTCGTGACCACCCGGGTCGGTGTGTTCGGGTTGCTCGGCTCGGGCAACCTCGGCAACGACGGTTCGCTGGAAGCGGTGCTCGGGTTCCTGCGAGCCGAGCACCCCGACGCCACGGTGTCCGCGTTCTGCGGCGGCCCGGACGTGGTCCGGGCGCGCTACGGGATCCCGGCGACGCGGCTGAACTGGAACAGCGACGAGTACCGCACGGCGTCCGGGGTGCGGTCGATCGCCACCAAGGCGTTCGGGAAGCTCGTCGACGTGGTGCGGACGGCGTCGTGGGTGCGCCGTCAGCACGTGGTGATCGTGCCGGGCATGGGTGTGCTCGAAGCGACGCTTCCGTTGCGGCCGTGGGGTTTCCCGTACGCCCTGTTCCTGCTTTCGCTGCTGGGCCGGCTGTTCGGGACGAAGGTGGCGCTGGTCAGCGTGGGAGCGGATCGGATCAGCGTGCCGGCCACCCGGCTGCTGGTGCGGTCGGCGGCGCGGTTCGCGGCGTACCGGTCCTACCGCGACGAGCTGTCGCGCTCGGCCATGGCGGACATGGGCGTGCGCACGGCCGGCGACGGCGTGTACCCGGACCTGGCGTTCGCGCTGCCGACCCCGGCCGCGAACGAAGACCCGCGCGCGGTCGGCGTCGGTCTGATGGCCTACTACGGCGGCAACGACGACCGCGCGCGCGGCGAGGAGATCCACCGGTCCTATGTGGACTCGATGACGGAGTTCGTGCGGCACCTCGTCGCGCACGACCGGCCGGTGCGCCTGTTCATCGGCGACCGGGCCGACCTCGCGGTGGTGGACGAGATCGTGGCTGCGGTGGATTCGCCGCTGATCACGGCAGAGCCACCGGGTGACCTCGATTCGCTGATGCGGGCGATGGCGGGCGTCGGCTCGGTCGTCGCGACGCGTTACCACAACGTGCTGTGCGCGTTGAAGGCCGGGAAACCGACGCTCGCCATCGGGTACGCGAAGAAGAACGACGTGCTGATGACCGAGATGGGGCTCGGCGAGTTCTGCCAGGAGGCGCGTGCGATCGACGTGCCGCGGCTGATCGCGCAGTTCGAGGATCTGGAACGGCGCGGACCCGAACTCAAGGCCACGCTGGCCGAGCGCAACGACGAACACAAGCAACAGCTGAAATCGCAGTTCAACCTTCTTTCGGCGACCCTCTTCCCCCCGGAGTTCTCCACGGAGGTCCGATGAAAGCCATTCCCGTACCGGCCATCGCCGGCCTGTACCTGTTCCAGCCCACCCCGCACCGCGACGAGCGCGGGTTCTTCTCGCGCACGTTCGACGCCGGCGTCGCGCGGTCCGTCGGCCTCGATCCGGACGCTTTCCTGCAGGACAGCGTGTCGCGTTCGGTGCGCGGGGTGCTGCGCGGGCTGCACCTGCGATCCGGTGCGGGCGAAGCGAAACTCGTGCGCTGCTCGTTCGGGGAGGTGTTCGACGTGGTCGTGGACCTCCGCCCGGATTCGCCGACTTTCCGGGCCGTGGAAACGTTCCGGCTTTCCGGCGACACCCAGGTCAGCATTTACATTCCCGCAGGCTGCGCGCACGGATTTCAAGCACTTTCCGATATCGCTGACGTCTCGTATCGCATCGACCGGGTGCACAATCCGGACGAAGACGTCACAATCGCCTACAACGACCCCGAACTCGCGATTCCGTGGCCGCTGACGCCCACGCTACTGTCCGAACGCGACAAGACCGCTCCCTCGCTCGCCGAGGTGCTGCCGACCTAGAAGGTGACCACAATGGACCTGCCGCGATCCCGAGCCGCGAACGAGCGCCTGCACCGGGTGATCCCGGGTGGTGCGCACACCTACGCGAAGGGCGAGGACCAGTACCCGCAGGACCTCGCTCCGGTGATCTCCCACGGGCGCGGCGCGCACGTGTGGGACGTCGACGGCAACGAGTACATCGAGTACGGCTCGGGATTGCGGGCGGTGAGCCTCGGGCACGGGCATCCGCGCGTCGTCGAGGCGGTGCGGCGGGAGATCGAACGGGGCAGCAACTTCGCGCGTCCGTCCATCGTGGAGGCCGAAGCGGCGGAGCGGTTCCTCGAAACCGTGCCGACGGCCGAGATGGTGAAGTTCACGAAGAACGGCTCCGACGCGACGACGGCCGCCGTGCGGCTCGCGCGCGCGGTCACGGGCCGGCCGCTGGTCGCGCTCTGCGCCGACCACGCGTTCTTCTCGACGGACGACTGGTTCATCGGCACCACCGCCATGTCGGCGGGTATCCCGGGGCAGATCACGGACTTGACCGTGCGCTTCCCGTACGGCGGCCTCGCGGCCACCGAAGCGCTGCTGCAGCAGCACGACGGGCAGATCGCCTGCCTGATTCTGGAAGCGGCGACCCAGCAGGACCCGCCGGAGGGCTACCTCGCCGGGCTCCGCGACCTCGCCCACCGCTACGGTGCGCTGCTGGTGTTCGACGAGATGATCACCGGTTTCCGCTTCTCCGAGCACGGCGCGCAGGGCCTCTACGGAGTCACGCCGGACCTCTCGACGTTCGGCAAGGCCCTCGGCAACGGCTTCGCCGTCTCGGCGCTGGCCGGCAAGCGCGAGTACCTGGAGCTCGGCGGCCTGCGCGACACGCGTGACCGCGTCTTCCTGCTCTCGACCACGCACGGCGCCGAGACGCACTCGCTGGCCGCCGCGATGGCGGTCATGGACACCTACGAGGCCGAGGACGTCACGGCCCGGCTGCACTCGCTGGGCGCGCGTCTGGCCGAGGGCGTGCGCGAAGTCGCCGCGGCGCACGACGTGGCCGACCACGTCGTCGTCCGGGGCCGCGACTGCAACCTGGTGTTCGGCACGCTGGACGAGGCGGGCAAGCCCTCGCAGGACTACCGGACGCTGTTCCTGCGCCAGCTCGTGACGGGCGGGGTGCTGGGCCCGTCGTTCGTGGTCAGCGCCGCACTGTCCGAGGACGACATCGACCGCACGGTGGAGGTCGTCGCGCAGGCCTGCGTGGTCTACCGCAAGGCGCTGCACGCGGGCGACCCGTCGCCGTGGCTGGGCGGGCGGCCGGTGAAGCCGGTGTTCCGCCGCAAGGCCTGAGCTACCGCACGAGCACCAGGTAGGCGAACCCGAGCACACCCCGGTACGCGGTGACGTACTCGCGCTCGCGGGTGTCGAGCCAGTCGCGCGTTTCCGCGGCCCGCGGGTCGCGGGGGTGGGCCAGCAGCCAGTTCAGCCGGCCGGCGCGGGAGGTCGATTCGAAGTCGTCCCACTCGCGCTGGTCGGCGGTGCTCAGGTGCAGCACGCGCCAGCCGGTTTCGCGGCACGCTTCAAGCAGATTGGGCAACGCGAGGACCTCGTCGCCGAAGATCGCCTCCGCCGCGGGGGTGGGTTCGCCTTCCCAGCACCCGTCGCCGTAGAGCAGGCGGCCGGTGACGCCGGCGAGCGCGGCGAGGGCCTGGCGCGTGCCGCCGAACGCGTGGGACGCGCCGATGCAGATCGCGCGGTCGGCCGGGCCGCGCCAGCTCGCGGCGTCCTGCTCGACGAACTCCACGGCCGCGCCACGGTCGCGCGCCGCACGCCGGCCGCGTTCCAGCGCGACCTCGTCGGTGTCGACGGCGATGCCCCGCGCCGCCGTGCCCTCGACCGCGCGGATCAGCAGCTCCCCCCACCCCGCGCCGAGGTCGGCGACGGTGCCGCCGGTGACGTCGAGGCGTTCGAGCAGCAGCGCCGCGTGCCGCTCGTCGAGCGGCGCGTTCCAGCGCATGGCGGACCGGCGCACGAGGGCGGAGTCGTCAGGCACGGCGTCAGACTCGCGGCCCGGCCCTTCGCTTGTCACGCGGTTTTCACGACCGGCGACACGTGATCAACATCTCTCCGGCGAACACGGGGTGAACCGCCGGGGTCTCTGGCACCGTGTGGCATCCATGACCAACCCGTTGATCGCTCCGACCGAGGACTCGACGAAGTCCTACTCCGGGATCACGCTCCTCGAAGACGCCAACGACGTGAAAACGGCGATCGAGACCGGCGACTGGGCGTCGGTCGCGATGGGCGCGGTGGGCACCGCGCTCGACGCGCTGTCGATGGCGATGGACCCGTTCGGGGCGATCCTCGCGGCCGGAGTCGGGTGGTTGATGGAGCACGTCGGGCCCCTGAAGGAAGCGCTCAACGGGCTCACCGGCAACGCCGACCAGATCAAGGCGCAGTCGGAGACGTGGTCGAACATCGCCAAGGAACTCGAATCCATCGGGTCCGACCTGCAGGACATGGTCAACGCCGACCTGCAGTCGTGGTCCGGCGAGGCGGCCGACGCCTACCGCAAGCGCGCCCAGGACTTCACTCAGCTGCTCGGTAGCGCGCAGAAGGGCAGCGAGGGCGCGGCCAGCGGTGTGAAGACCGCGGGTGAGGTCGTGGCCGCCGTGCGCGCGCTGGTGCGCGACATCATCGCCGACCTCGTCGGGCACCTGGTCAGCTGGGCGTTGCAGGTGGTCGCGACAATCGGGATCGGGTTGAGCTGGGTCATCCCGCAGGTCGCCGAGGCCGTGGCGAAGACGGCTTCGAAGATCACGCAGATCACCACCAAGCTGATCAAGGCGATCAAGGCGCTGATCCCGCTGCTCAAGAAGACCGGGACGGTGCTGGAAGACACCGCCAAGGCACTGAAGAACATCAAGGGCGGCAAGGTCGACGCGGCGCCGACGCCCAAGAGCATCGGCCCTGTGCCCAAGGGGATGGACGTGCCACCGGCCAAGGGCGGCGGTGGCGGCACCACGCCGGCGTCGGACACCCCGCCCCCGCCACGCGACACGCCGCCGCCGGCCAAGACCGGCGACTCGACCGATACCCCGCCACCGCCGGCCAAGACCGGCGACTCGACCGATACCCCGCCACCGCGCGACACCACGGACACCCCGCTGCCGAAGTCCGACCCACCGCCGCTGAAGACGGACGACTCGACCACCGCGTCGTCGGCGAACACTCCCCCGCCGCCGCGCGACACCCCGCCGCCGGCGCCGAAGGACACGCCGCCGCCCAAGTTCGACGACACCACCACGGCCTCGAGCGCCGGTGACACCCCACCGCCGCCCAGGAGCGACCCGCCGCCGCCGAAGGCCGATCCGGCGCCGCCGAAGAGCGACCCGCCGCCGTTCGACCCGCCGGCGAGCGACCGCGGGCTCCCGGGAGGTGGCGCGGGCAAGGACGGAGGTGGCGCGGGCAAGGACAAGACGTCGGCGCAGAGCACCACGATCAAGGACGCCAACACCACTCCGCGCGCCAACGACACCCCCTCGGCCGACCGGCTCGCGTGCGGTGACCCGATCGACGTGTCGACCGGCCGCGTCATGCTCACGCAGGAAGACGTCCGGCTCGCGGCGGCGCTGCCGCTCGTGCTCACGCGCACGCACCTGTCGTCGTACCGGATCGGCCGGGGCTTCGGCTCGGCGTGGGCCTCGACGCTCGACCAGCGCGTGGAGGCCGACGCCGACGGCGTGCGCTTCGCGGCCGAAGACGGCACCTTCCTCGAGTACCCGGCCCCGGTCGTCGGCGCGGACGTGCTGCCGGTGACCGGCCCGGCGTGGCCGCTGACCCGTGGTGCCGACGGCTCGTACGTGCTCACTCAGCCGGACCTCGGCCGCGCGCTGCTGTTCTCCGGTGTCACCGGGCAGCTGGTGACGGTCAGCGATCCGGTGGGCCACCAGCACTTCCGCCTCGACTACGACGAGAACGGCGCGCTGACCGACGTCGTCCACTCCGCCGGCCACCACGTCGGCGTGACCACCGCCGGCGGCCGCGTCACGGAGCTGACGCTGCTCAGCGGTGGCACGCCGGTCGTGCTCGTGCGCTACGGCTACGACGAGCACGGCGGCCTCGCCGAGGTCTGCAACTCTTCGGACCTGGCGCTGCGCTTCGGCTACGACGCCGAGGGCCGGCTCGCGCGCTGGGAAGACCGCAACGGCATGTGGTACCGCTACGAGTACGACGAGCAGGGCCGCTGCGTGCGCGCCGAAGGCCGCGACGGCGCGCTGCGCTATTCGCTCGCCTACGAGCCGCGCCGCACCACGGCCGTCGACTCGCTGGGTGCCACGAGCGTCTTCGACCTCAACGACGCGTTCCAGGTCGTCGCGGTCACCGATCCGCTCGGCGCCACCACCCGGATGGAATGGGACGACCGCGACCGGCTGCTCGCACGCACCGACGCGCTGGGCGCCACCACCCGCTACGACTACGACGAGGCCGGCGACCTCGTAGCGGTCGAGAACCCCGACGGGACCCGCACCACCGCCGAGTACGACGAGGAGCACCGGCCGGTCCGGGTCGTCGAGGCCGACGGCGCGGTGTGGCTGCGCGAGTACACAGAGGACGGTGACATCGCGGCGCGGGTCGACCCGCTCGGCGCCCGCACGACGTTCGAGTACGCGCGGCCCGGACTGCTCTCCGCCGTGACCGGCCCGCTCGGCGAGGTGACCCGCTTCGAGTACGACGCGGCGGGCCTCCCGGTCGCGGTCACCGACCCGGTGGGCGCGACGGAGCGGACCGCGTTCGACCGCTTCGGCCGGCCCAGCGTTTCGACCGCCGCGCTCGGCGCGGTCACCCGCACCGCGTGGACCGTGGAAGGCGAACCGCTGAGCGTCACGCGGCCGGACGGCACGAGGCTGTCCTTCAGCCACGACGGCGAGGGAAACCTCCGCGAAACCCGCGACGGGACCGCCGTCACGCGCACCGCGTATGCCGGGTTCGACCGGCCCGTCGCGATCACCGCGGTCGACGGGTCGCGCGTGGAGCTGAGCTACGACACGGAAAACCGCGTCACGGCCGTGCGGAACGAGCAGGGCCTGCAGTGGCGCTACGAGTACGACGCCGCCGGCCGGCTCGCCGCGGACACCGACTACGACGGCCGCCGCCGCCACTTCCGCCACGACGCGGCGGGCCGGTTGATCGAGCAGGCGTCGGCGAGCGGCCGCGTCCTGCGGTTCACCTACGACGCCGCCGGCCGTATCACGCGGCTGGACGCGGACGGTGCCGTGGCGACGTACGAATACGACCGCGCCGGGCGGCTCGTCCGGGCCGTCAACGACGACGCCGACGTGCGCCGCACGTACGACGCTGTTGGCCGGCTGGTCGCGGAGACCGTGAACGGCCGCGTGCTCACGTCTGTATTCGACGCTTCTGGCCGGCGCACCGCGCGCACGACCCCGGGCGGCGCCCACGCCGAATGGCGCTACGACGCCGCGGGCCGGCCGGTCGCACTGCGCACCGCGGGCCGCGAGCTCACGTTCGTCCGCGACCTCGAAGGCCGCGAGGTCGAGCGGCGGCTGGGGACCGCGCAGCTGCGTCAGAGCTGGGACGCCCGCGACCGGCTCGTGACGCAGACACTGACCACCGCGGCGGGGCCGGTGCAGCAGCGCGCGCTGCACTACCGGCACGACGACGCCGTGACCGCGGTCGAGGACACCCTCGCCGGACCGCGGCAGCTGCGGCTGGACCCGGTCGGCCGTCCGCTGGCCGTCGAAGGTCCCGCCGCGCACGAGACCTACGGCTACGACGCCGCGGGCAACCTCGTCCAGCCCGGCAACCGCGTGTACGCCGGCAGCGTTCTGCAGCGCGACGACACCGCGGTGTACGAGTACGACCCCGACGGCAAGCTCGTGCTGCGGCGGACCGCCGACGGCGAATGGCGTTACGAATGGGACGGCCACGAACGGCTCGTCGCCGTGTACACGCCCGCGGGGCACCACTGGCGCTACCGCTACGACGCGCTCGGCCGGCGCGTCGCCAAGGAACTGCGCGACGCGACCGGCACCGTGCGCACCCGCACCGAGTTCACCTGGGACGGGCAGCAGCTGGCCGAGCAGGTCACCGACGGCGTGCGCGCGCTGGTCTGGCACAGCGAGCCCGGCAGCGGACGGGTGCTCACGCAGACCGAGCGCGTGCTGCACCAGGCGAGCGGCGCGTGGCGGGACCACGCCGTGCGCGGCATCGTCACCGACCTCGCGGGCGCCCCGACGGAGCTCGTCGACGCCGACCAGGGCCTCGTCTGGCACGGCCGCCTCACCACGTGGGGCGCGGCCACCGGCCCGATGCCGACACCCCTGCGGTTCGCCGGCCAGTACCACGACGACGAAACCGGGCTGCACCACAACTTCCACCGCTACTACGACCCGCGGACGGCGCGCTACCTCAGCCCCGACCCGTCGGGCCTTTCGCCGGCGGCGAACCCGTACGCGTACGTCGCGGACCCCGTCGGCTGGACGGACCCGCTGGGACTGGCGCCGTGCAAGCTGACCTACGACCAGGCGCACAGCACACCGAACGGGCCGTCGCTGGAGCTGCGCGGGCCGCGCACGTCGTTCAAGCCGGGCAAGACGCCGAACAAGATCGACGACAAGCAGACGTTCACCAGCATCGCGAACAACGCCGGCGTGCCGAACCCGCACAAGCAGCGGCTGTCCTTCAACGACGACGCCCAGACCATTCGGGAGAACCACGGCCTGGAGCTCGGGAACCAGCTGCACGACCAGGCGGTGAAGCAGAATCTGGTCCCCCAGGCATCCAAGAACTCGGAAGCCATCGAGGCGCTGGGCCGCAACGACCCCAACACCAAGGACTTCTGGGACATGCAGGATCGGCGTGACCAGCACACGGCGAACCAGTCGGTGGAGAACAACAAGCAGGACCACCGCGACTACGACCGCGACGAAGACGTGGACGCGCGCCTCCGGCCCGTGCTGGACAAGCCGGAAGCCACCCACTCGCTGCTGGACAAGTACGACGGCGTGGTCGTGGGCGGCGCGCACGACGGCAACCACCCGGGCCTGCAGATGATGCGCGACAACATGGGAGACCTCAAGAACAGCGGCGTCAACAAGGT encodes:
- a CDS encoding cyclopropane-fatty-acyl-phospholipid synthase family protein; its protein translation is MPDDSALVRRSAMRWNAPLDERHAALLLERLDVTGGTVADLGAGWGELLIRAVEGTAARGIAVDTDEVALERGRRAARDRGAAVEFVEQDAASWRGPADRAICIGASHAFGGTRQALAALAGVTGRLLYGDGCWEGEPTPAAEAIFGDEVLALPNLLEACRETGWRVLHLSTADQREWDDFESTSRAGRLNWLLAHPRDPRAAETRDWLDTREREYVTAYRGVLGFAYLVLVR
- a CDS encoding RHS repeat-associated core domain-containing protein codes for the protein MTNPLIAPTEDSTKSYSGITLLEDANDVKTAIETGDWASVAMGAVGTALDALSMAMDPFGAILAAGVGWLMEHVGPLKEALNGLTGNADQIKAQSETWSNIAKELESIGSDLQDMVNADLQSWSGEAADAYRKRAQDFTQLLGSAQKGSEGAASGVKTAGEVVAAVRALVRDIIADLVGHLVSWALQVVATIGIGLSWVIPQVAEAVAKTASKITQITTKLIKAIKALIPLLKKTGTVLEDTAKALKNIKGGKVDAAPTPKSIGPVPKGMDVPPAKGGGGGTTPASDTPPPPRDTPPPAKTGDSTDTPPPPAKTGDSTDTPPPRDTTDTPLPKSDPPPLKTDDSTTASSANTPPPPRDTPPPAPKDTPPPKFDDTTTASSAGDTPPPPRSDPPPPKADPAPPKSDPPPFDPPASDRGLPGGGAGKDGGGAGKDKTSAQSTTIKDANTTPRANDTPSADRLACGDPIDVSTGRVMLTQEDVRLAAALPLVLTRTHLSSYRIGRGFGSAWASTLDQRVEADADGVRFAAEDGTFLEYPAPVVGADVLPVTGPAWPLTRGADGSYVLTQPDLGRALLFSGVTGQLVTVSDPVGHQHFRLDYDENGALTDVVHSAGHHVGVTTAGGRVTELTLLSGGTPVVLVRYGYDEHGGLAEVCNSSDLALRFGYDAEGRLARWEDRNGMWYRYEYDEQGRCVRAEGRDGALRYSLAYEPRRTTAVDSLGATSVFDLNDAFQVVAVTDPLGATTRMEWDDRDRLLARTDALGATTRYDYDEAGDLVAVENPDGTRTTAEYDEEHRPVRVVEADGAVWLREYTEDGDIAARVDPLGARTTFEYARPGLLSAVTGPLGEVTRFEYDAAGLPVAVTDPVGATERTAFDRFGRPSVSTAALGAVTRTAWTVEGEPLSVTRPDGTRLSFSHDGEGNLRETRDGTAVTRTAYAGFDRPVAITAVDGSRVELSYDTENRVTAVRNEQGLQWRYEYDAAGRLAADTDYDGRRRHFRHDAAGRLIEQASASGRVLRFTYDAAGRITRLDADGAVATYEYDRAGRLVRAVNDDADVRRTYDAVGRLVAETVNGRVLTSVFDASGRRTARTTPGGAHAEWRYDAAGRPVALRTAGRELTFVRDLEGREVERRLGTAQLRQSWDARDRLVTQTLTTAAGPVQQRALHYRHDDAVTAVEDTLAGPRQLRLDPVGRPLAVEGPAAHETYGYDAAGNLVQPGNRVYAGSVLQRDDTAVYEYDPDGKLVLRRTADGEWRYEWDGHERLVAVYTPAGHHWRYRYDALGRRVAKELRDATGTVRTRTEFTWDGQQLAEQVTDGVRALVWHSEPGSGRVLTQTERVLHQASGAWRDHAVRGIVTDLAGAPTELVDADQGLVWHGRLTTWGAATGPMPTPLRFAGQYHDDETGLHHNFHRYYDPRTARYLSPDPSGLSPAANPYAYVADPVGWTDPLGLAPCKLTYDQAHSTPNGPSLELRGPRTSFKPGKTPNKIDDKQTFTSIANNAGVPNPHKQRLSFNDDAQTIRENHGLELGNQLHDQAVKQNLVPQASKNSEAIEALGRNDPNTKDFWDMQDRRDQHTANQSVENNKQDHRDYDRDEDVDARLRPVLDKPEATHSLLDKYDGVVVGGAHDGNHPGLQMMRDNMGDLKNSGVNKVYLESLRDDAHNAHVQDYLNSPPGTPMHPDLQKFINANPNNRLVGQVIESAKAHDVDVIGIGGNPARRDQLGGAGLFQRHAMFNSYGAESVQHHQAANPGKYVMEIGEQHAKPHTWNGANPVNVGGVDLPKTSAGIGDMLGVPQVKLNNAGDAFTRIDGSTNLG